The nucleotide window AAAGATGACATAAGAGTTGTTATACAACAGGCGATTTTATTCATTACCGGGAGGAGAATATGAACGCATTGGGGATGTGGACCCAAACTCGACCTATGATGCCGCTGGAGGGATGGCGGGTATGGTGTAATTACGTTGTCAAACTGGCTTTTATCGCAGGCCTACGATTGCGCTCGGGTTATTCGGGGGGGGTTCCAAAGCCATCTGAAATCACTCTCGTCGATATTAAAAACCTGCGAGACAATGGAGATCCGGGCATTGCAGTAAAAAGATTCAAACAACTGCCTGGTAATAAAAAAATGGATACCGGCTATGGCGCGCGCAAAGGTCAACTCCCTTTAAGCAGCACGCCCTTTCAATGTCAATAAGACTTGCTTTCAAAACAATGCCTTACTCAACTTAAACCCGAACTGACCCGTTCCTTAAACAAGTTACCAATCTGGGCCTATACTTGAGCCGCTTCCAGCCTTAAATTAGCCAAGGTTGAAGGTCTGGCATCCTGCAAAAGGCGATCCCGCCGGGTATTGGCAAATTCTGAGAGATTTCAATGAGTGATATGTTGGCAATTGGCATACTGATCTGCGCGAGTGCGCTGTTCGCGATGTCGGAGATCGGCATTGCTGCCGCTCGTAAAATAAAGCTGCGTGTGATGGTGGGTGAGGGCAATACCAAGGCGCAGGACGTGCTGGATCTCCAGCAGGACCCGGGCGCGTTTTTTGCCATGATCCAAATCGCCTTGAACGCAATTTCCATTCTTGGTGGCATCATCGGAGAACAGGCGCTGACCCCATCCATAAAGAACATGTTGCGTTTGGTGTATCAAGGCCCGTTGCTGGACCAGATGAGCTTCGCCATCTCCTTTTTCAGCATCACGGCACTGTTTATACTCTTCGCCGACCTGCTGCCAAAGCGACTGGCTATTATCATACCCGAAGCCACCGCCATCAGATTGGTAACACCCATGCGCTGGATCACCATGCTGGTGTTACCACTGGTGTTCCTGTTTAACGGGCTCACCAACAGTATACTTCGCATGCTCAAACTTCCCATCAAGCGAGAGGAGGCGGTCACCACCGATGACATCATCGCCATGATGGAAGCGGGTGCCGAGGATGGCAGCTTGCAACAGCAGGAATACGATTTGATCGGCAGCGTCTTTGATCTCGATAGTGCCACCATCGGCAGTGTCATGACGCCAAGGGATCAGATCGTGTATTTCAATGCCGACGAAAACGCGGCTGTGATCAGCCAAAAGGTCATTGATCACCCTCACAATGATTTTCTGGTTTGCGACGGCAGCCTGGACAAAATTAAGGGCTCCATAGAATCCAAGACCATTCTTCGCCTGGTCTTAAAAGGTGAACTTCAGGGAATGCATTCGGCACAATTTGATCACGACATCCTTTACCTGCCGGAAACACTAACGCTGTCCGATGGACTGAATGCCTTCAGAGCTGCGAAGCAGCCCTTTGCCGTTGTCATAAATGAATACGGCACTGTAGTTGGACTGGTGACCGTCAAGGATTTACTTAGCAGCTTTATGGGGCAACTGATTACTCATGAAGACGATCAACCCATTTTGCAACGCGATGAAAACTCCTGGCTGATTGAAGGCATCACACCCATCAGCGAAGTGATGCGCGCGCTGAATATTTCGGATTTCCCGGATCGTAGCCAATATGAAACCATCGCGGGCTTTATGATTAACCGACTCAAGCGTCTCCCTCATAAAACAGAACACTGCATTCACCAGGGATACAAATTTGAAGTGCTGGATCTGGAAGGGGTCCGGGTTGAGCAACTATTGGTAACACGCTTAAAATAAACTTGATATTAAACACCCAGATCAAAACCCGGCTAAGCCTTCAACTTCATGGATACCACAACGTGCTGAGCAACTATTGGGATTATTATAAATGGATCAAACCTTATCGCGCCGTTTCAGTTTTGTTTTTGCTTTTTCAAACCCCACTGGCAATACCCTGCGAGCAAAACTTATCGACCCTTGAGTTAGATGCCATTGCGCAGCGCATCTACCTAAATGAATGCAACGGACAAAGCGCCTGTCTGGTGGACTGGAATCCGGGGGAAACCTTCCCGTCCTTGGGTATCGGTCACTTTATCTGGTACCCAGCCCGGATAGACCCGGGTTACGTAGAAAGTTTTCCCCTGCTGGTTGATTACATCAGACGACGGTCTATTGCCCTACCCCGGTGGCTTGCTCAGCTAGATCCACTGGATGCACCCTGGTCTGACCGGGCATCATTTATGAAACAACGTCACCATACCAACGTTGAACAACTCAGATCGTTTTTATTGCAAAACCAAACCGTACAAATTGAATTTATGCAGCAACGCATGCAGCAATCACTGGATAAAATCATTGCCCGGACTGAAGCAGCTAAGCGTAACCAGGTGCGGAAAAATATCGAACTGCTGTGCGCCTCGGTCCAAGGACAATACGCATTAACCGATTACGTCAATTTTAAAGGAGAAGGCTTAGCAAAGCAGGAGCGCACTAACGGGGTTGGCTGGGGCCTAATGCAAGTACTCAGCGGGATGCCCCTCTCTCAATCTGCCACAGATGCAGTTACGCATTTTTCGGAATCAGCGGTCGTCGTATTAACTCACCGAGCCACCAATGCAACCAATCCGCTTGAGCTAACGCAATGGCTGCCCGGGTGGCGCAAGCGGATCCAAACCTACTCCACATTCTCTGCCCCCTAACTCGCGCGCCAGCGCTATCAGTATTCCGGTTATTAATTTATAAACGCAGCCCCCTGATGATGGACTCCGTTACTACTGGCCATGGGACTGAATTGCACCATAGCAACGCACTTAGGACGTAACATGCTGCATTGTGATACAGGCAGCGTGTCTATTAAACCCAATTCAATCACTTAGTTGTCTTTATTACCCGTGGCATGGCACTTGCTACATGACACTTGCTACAAGTAAAGAGTCAACAATTTATCGACGAGGATTTATTGGTTGCTTGCCATTTCCAAATCTCAGTTGTACCCTAACGGGCAATTAATGCAGGTACCAAACAATTTGATTAATAGACAGCTAGGGTTCCGGTCAATATCTATTGATGTCTGGTCCGAGAGCGGTCGACCTTCTCAGGAATCCCCTTCCTGAATGAAGGTTACACGGCGGGATAAAAGCCCGGGAGGCCAACCATGGTGAACAGCCATGAGTCCTCTTTGCTTTTTTTAAAACGTGTGACCTTTGGGAGGTTCATAATGACAGCACGACCAACGTCAATCATCCGCACCACAAAACGCTTCGCCACCGGCTTGCTTCTACTCAGCGTACTAACGGGAATAAGTTCAGCCGCGCAAGCGAAAGATGAATTCAAAATTTGCTGGTC belongs to Ketobacter sp. MCCC 1A13808 and includes:
- a CDS encoding hemolysin family protein; protein product: MSDMLAIGILICASALFAMSEIGIAAARKIKLRVMVGEGNTKAQDVLDLQQDPGAFFAMIQIALNAISILGGIIGEQALTPSIKNMLRLVYQGPLLDQMSFAISFFSITALFILFADLLPKRLAIIIPEATAIRLVTPMRWITMLVLPLVFLFNGLTNSILRMLKLPIKREEAVTTDDIIAMMEAGAEDGSLQQQEYDLIGSVFDLDSATIGSVMTPRDQIVYFNADENAAVISQKVIDHPHNDFLVCDGSLDKIKGSIESKTILRLVLKGELQGMHSAQFDHDILYLPETLTLSDGLNAFRAAKQPFAVVINEYGTVVGLVTVKDLLSSFMGQLITHEDDQPILQRDENSWLIEGITPISEVMRALNISDFPDRSQYETIAGFMINRLKRLPHKTEHCIHQGYKFEVLDLEGVRVEQLLVTRLK